The following coding sequences lie in one Haematobia irritans isolate KBUSLIRL chromosome 3, ASM5000362v1, whole genome shotgun sequence genomic window:
- the mip130 gene encoding myb-interacting protein 130 gives MMQEDNNMEDETASTSSQKSNKHEGDDDNEEQEETEDQQQPSPPISEDEPEEPPPSFSLATLGLQRVGTAPPPKPQPQQPIQMLNARGMPARIRKRNRLFFDDDIINDDKPLRMSLSPRKVSMKTSSPNKTPTKVLKKRKGVVSRYMRSEEKQNKYREQTEPSTPSKHGGNNAHSNSSTPKSGVASGVNMCSSSIIPADKKIGQRIGMRLRNILKLPKAHKWVIYEWFYSFIDKPLFEGENDFQVCLAESFPNLRTRQLTRAEWQKVRSLMGKPRRCSQAFFDEERRELEKKRQKMRFMQTRRTGEVKDMNFLKDLPDKIPLPLPLGTKVTARLRVPQDGIFSGTVDAFDSLASSYRVTFDRPGLGTHSIPDYEIVSENFNEMLPLQSITKDFRPSLMSVYNGATGIRTPLRGAGLRQGRYNMNKSDPLLGEVIDSPFKNPVLREENINGYPPKLLETLVRLKRAIKIKQSKLMRLNDMNNEAELKVSQQLVAAHNNSGSSSSDESQSIGGSDITTPQLSEEFQRRYASIVISMEKMNLAIQDYLNDLQAFAGELTRDPQVQAMLTPSYLREKCREAAEEAMQRNNPGVLEGHSILSLIKKLATVLLVASHLSTENSSQVNKVLEGCIEEVRSSLYGANVETFQKHVQIHLHHIRLGIGQSMMNASMNMSGSMNQT, from the coding sequence ATGATGCAAGAAGATAACAATATGGAAGACGAGACTGCCTCGACATCATCTCAAAAAAGTAACAAACATGAAGGAGATGACGACAATGAAGAACAAGAGGAGACCGAAGATCAACAACAGCCTTCACCTCCCATATCTGAAGATGAACCTGAAGAACCGCCACCATCGTTTAGTTTAGCAACATTAGGTCTTCAACGTGTGGGTACTGCTCCTCCACCAAAACCCCAACCCCAACAGCCCATACAAATGCTTAATGCCCGGGGTATGCCAGCTAGAATACGTAAACGTAATCGATTATTCTTTGACGATGATATTATAAACGATGATAAACCGCTACGCATGAGTCTATCGCCACGAAAAGTTTCAATGAAAACAAGTTCACCAAATAAAACTCCCACCAAGGTATTGAAGAAACGAAAAGGAGTTGTATCACGTTATATGCGATCCgaggaaaaacaaaataaataccgGGAACAGACGGAACCTAGCACTCCCAGTAAACATGGCGGAAACAATGCGCACTCGAATAGTAGTACACCCAAATCGGGTGTGGCATCTGGAGTCAATATGTGTTCATCGTCAATTATACCAGCCGATAAGAAAATCGGCCAACGTATAGGCATGCGGTTGCGTAATATACTGAAATTGCCTAAAGCCCATAAATGGGTTATCTATGAGTGGTTCTATTCGTTCATCGATAAACCTTTGTTTGAAGGTGAGAATGATTTTCAAGTTTGCCTGGCGGAATCATTTCCCAATTTACGAACACGTCAATTGACACGAGCCGAATGGCAGAAAGTTCGCTCGCTAATGGGCAAACCGAGACGTTGTTCGCAGGCCTTTTTCGATGAGGAACGCAGAGAATTGGAaaagaaaagacaaaaaatgCGTTTCATGCAAACCAGGCGAACGGGCGAAGTAAAGGATATGAATTTCTTAAAAGATTTACCCGATAAAATACCTTTACCATTGCCTTTGGGTACCAAGGTTACAGCTCGGCTGCGTGTGCCCCAAGATGGTATATTTAGTGGAACCGTAGATGCCTTCGATTCCCTGGCTTCTTCATATCGAGTGACATTTGATCGTCCCGGCCTGGGAACACATTCAATTCCCGACTATGAAattgtttcggaaaatttcaatgaaatgttACCATTGCAAAGTATCACCAAAGATTTCCGACCCAGTCTAATGAGCGTTTACAATGGTGCTACTGGTATTAGAACTCCACTAAGAGGAGCTGGTTTACGTCAAGGTCGTTataatatgaataaaagtgatccCCTGTTGGGAGAGGTCATCGATAGCCCCTTCAAAAATCCTGTATTACGGGAGGAAAATATTAATGGATATCCACCAAAGCTATTGGAAACTTTAGTACGCCTTAAACGGGCCATAAAAATTAAGCAGTCCAAACTTATGCGTCTCAACGATATGAACAACGAGGCAGAGCTGAAGGTTTCACAACAACTGGTGGCTGCTCACAACAATTCAGGATCATCGTCGTCAGACGAAAGCCAAAGTATCGGAGGATCGGATATTACAACTCCACAATTGAGTGAGGAGTTCCAAAGACGGTATGCATCGATAGTGATATCAATGGAAAAAATGAATCTTGCAATACAGGACTATCTCAACGATTTGCAAGCATTTGCCGGAGAGTTGACACGTGATCCACAGGTACAGGCAATGCTAACACCATCATATTTGCGAGAAAAATGCCGCGAAGCCGCAGAAGAGGCTATGCAGCGTAATAATCCTGGTGTATTGGAAGGCCATAGTATCCTAAGTCTGATAAAGAAATTGGCCACGGTTCTTTTAGTAGCTTCTCACCTCAGTACCGAAAATTCATCACAAGTCAATAAAGTCCTGGAGGGTTGTATCGAGGAAGTTCGTTCCAGCTTGTATGGCGCTAATGTGGAAACTTTCCAAAAGCATGTTCAAATTCATTTGCACCATATACGCCTGGGCATTGGTCAAAGTATGATGAATGCAAGCATGAATATGAGCGGTTCTATGAACCAAACGTAG
- the eIF2Bepsilon gene encoding eukaryotic translation initiation factor 2B subunit epsilon, translated as MDHFGKKEVIQAILIADNNVENFKPMSDDDSTALIPLVNVPMLDYALEALNRSGIEEVFVFASLHLQSVRDHIKKGIASLSSWSVNMTVTVIGGEACRSFGDAMRELDSKALIRGNFVILGADTVTNTDFRPIFEQHKKIVKYDKGAAATLIFKEAENHLRTGNEIMIAMDSQNNRLHHHQRLRLNGKETHFEIPLEVFMNNSQVVLHHNIIDPQMAIGSPSMLSLFSDNFDFETRDDFVKGILINEEILDSRIYVSLLPREQYARKVNNWLTYQVVSNDIIGRWTYPMVPDMGIVGLKQQYIFLKNNIYKSPTANVSKVMLRENVVAHAGCVVASGSSLSNTVLGQNVKIGQNCCISNAFVLDDTVIEDNCILEFCIVGGKSKIGASTVLKDGCVVGKGCILPAKTNLSNVVIASAPNQDDENVSFKKIGDKAYIIVAHDNETATSEDEDNDDDDILQVKQIVPKMMRLPIKYEESDYSSSSDEDESRPCSPMPDDTNIFLSEVIDSLSRGFQEKSNPDFLILEINSSRYAYNMSLKEVNFNVVKAIFSLPPIKESTGNVLVEINAVLKQLGPVMTNYIKSEESMMDCLKALEDIYVENEKVREKISQIVHYLYDKDFVSEEAILAWHEDLDLEEYANLHKSLQKLIEWLQQSSDEDDDDESD; from the exons atggatCATTTTGGGAAAAAGGAAGTTATTCAAGCTATACTTATAGCAGACAACAATGTGGAAAACTTCAAACCAATGTCTGATGATGATTCCACC GCACTCATTCCTTTGGTGAATGTACCAATGTTGGATTATGCCCTGGAGGCTCTAAACCGAAGTGGAATTGAAGAAGTGTTTGTTTTTGCCAGTTTGCATTTGCAAAGTGTTCGAGATCACATCAA GAAAGGAATTGCATCACTCAGTTCGTGGTCTGTAAATATGACAGTGACTGTTATTGGTGGTGAAGCATGCCGAAGTTTTGGTGATGCCATGAGAGAATTAGATAGCAAGGCATTGATACGAggcaattttgttattttgggAGCAGATACTGTTACCAATACAGATTTTAGACCCATATTCGAACAACACAA aaaaattgttaaatacGATAAAGGTGCTGCAGCCACTTTGATATTTAAAGAAGCTGAAAATCATCTACGTACAGGCAATGAAATTATGATAGCCATGGATAGTCAAAATAATAGACTACACCACCATCAAAGACTGCGTTTAAATggcaaagaaacacattttgaaaTACCATTGGAAGTATTCATGAACAATTCCCAAGTGGTTTTGCATCACAATATAATAGACCCCCAAATGGCAATTGGTTCACCCTCTATGCTCTCCCTATTTTCggataattttgattttgagaCACGAGATGACTTCGTTAAAGGCATTCTTATAAATGAGGAAATATTGGATAGCCGAATTTATGTTTCTCTATTACCCAGAGAGCAATATGCTCGTAAAGTTAATAATTGGCTAACATATCAAGTTGTTAGCAATGATATCATTGGACGTTGGACATATCCCATGGTCCCTGATATGGGCATAGTGGGCTTAAAGCAACAATATATATTCCTTAAGAATAACATTTACAAAAGTCCCACAGCAAATGTGTCCAAGGTTATGTTGAGGGAAAATGTTGTAGCCCATGCTGGTTGTGTTGTAGCCAGCGGCTCTTCGTTGAGCAATACTGTTTTAggacaaaatgtaaaaattggccaaaattgTTGTATTTCAAATGCATTTGTACTGGATGACACTGTGATCGAAGATAATTGTATTTTGGAATTTTGTATAGTTggaggaaaatcaaaaattggtgCGTCCACAGTATTGAAGGATGGCTGTGTTGTGGGTAAAGGATGTATTCTTCCAGCCAAAACGAATTTGTCTAATGTTGTTATAGCTTCAGCTCCTAATCAGGATGATG AAAATGTCAGCTTTAAAAAGATTGGCGACAAGGCCTATATAATAGTCGCCCATGATAATGAAACTGCCACCTCCGAAGATGAGGACAATGATGACGACGATATACTGCAAGTGAAACAAATTGTACCTAAAATGATGAGACTGCCAATTAAATATGAAGAGAGTGACTATAGTTCAAGCAGTGATGAAGATGAATCTCGTCCCTGTTCACCAATGCCTGATGACACCAATA TTTTCCTTTCCGAAGTTATTGATTCTCTATCACGTGGCTTCCAAGAGAAATCTAATCCTGATTTTCTTATACTCGAAATTAATTCATCTCGTTACGCTTATAACATGTCACTGAAAGAAGTAAATTTCAATGTTGTGAAAGCCATTTTTAGTTTACCACCCATTAAGGAATCTACCGGGAATGTATTGGTTGAAATAAATGCGGTACTAAAACAACTCGGTCCGGTTATGACGAATTACATTAAAAGTGAAGAATCTATGATGGATTGTCTCAAAGCTCTGGAG GATATTTATGTGGAAAATGAAAAGGTACGCGAGAAGATTTCCCAAATTGTCCATTATCTCTACGATAAAGATTTCGTTAGCGAGGAGGCTATTTTGGCATGGCATGAAGACTTGGACTTGGAAGAATATGCCAATCTGCATAAAagtctacaaaaattaattgaatggtTGCAGCAGTCTAGTGATGAGGACGATGATGATGAAAGCGATTGA